In a genomic window of Tissierella sp. Yu-01:
- a CDS encoding DUF2877 domain-containing protein — MIADSICIELNEHIQNYHLTGIVHSVFDNAFNVLTSDNKFITFLNYSKPMAPNAIRLSRNISFLDFNIEPNMKLYFYKDFIWLRDLNITFIIDKASKWDSCPVFTYSKEKENKLQRKISFIEEFLINEGKKDGILPLLLFLNEKHKDFGNKDFLFIKDRFLDFVDSYLHYSKLRISDKVKKIIGFGAGLTPAMDDFISGLMVSRIYIYDYLNMNLNECIEFNYLMIGEIDGKTTRVSEEMLKYSSKGKVNENIRNLMISLFSDSSFEGLMENLKAVASFGETSGTDIISGIYFGSKILYKQYTRRLIDSE; from the coding sequence ATGATTGCAGATAGCATATGCATTGAATTAAATGAACATATACAGAACTATCATCTTACAGGAATAGTTCATTCTGTATTTGACAATGCATTCAATGTCCTTACTTCAGATAATAAATTTATTACCTTTTTAAACTACAGCAAACCAATGGCGCCTAATGCCATACGGTTATCGAGGAACATTTCTTTTCTAGATTTTAACATCGAACCAAATATGAAGTTGTATTTTTATAAGGATTTTATATGGTTAAGAGATCTTAATATTACATTTATAATTGATAAAGCTTCTAAATGGGATTCATGTCCAGTATTCACATATTCAAAAGAAAAAGAAAACAAATTACAAAGAAAAATATCTTTTATAGAAGAATTTCTAATTAATGAAGGAAAAAAAGATGGTATTTTACCTCTTTTGTTATTCTTAAATGAAAAGCACAAAGATTTTGGAAACAAAGATTTTCTTTTTATAAAAGACAGATTTCTAGATTTTGTTGACTCATATTTACATTATTCCAAATTAAGAATTTCAGATAAAGTAAAAAAAATAATAGGTTTTGGTGCTGGACTTACCCCAGCAATGGATGATTTTATTTCAGGGTTAATGGTTTCCAGAATTTATATATATGACTATTTAAATATGAACTTAAATGAATGTATTGAATTTAATTACCTAATGATTGGAGAAATAGATGGGAAGACAACGAGGGTAAGTGAAGAGATGTTGAAATATTCATCTAAGGGTAAGGTAAATGAAAATATACGTAATTTAATGATTTCATTATTTTCTGATTCCAGCTTTGAAGGTTTAATGGAAAATTTAAAGGCTGTAGCTAGCTTTGGTGAAACCTCTGGTACAGATATTATATCCGGTATCTATTTTGGAAGTAAAATTTTATATAAACAATACACTAGGAGGTTGATTGATAGTGAGTAG
- a CDS encoding cyclase family protein: MNLLENWGNVKIYDLTQNLSHLTPPWPTYEPLQIKFFKRLAPNGANGQLITTSNHVGTHLDGPLHFDTAGRDIASLEMDKLVGPGAVVDISDIAEDFGIYTPQDIMDRVEVKKGDILIINTGYHKYGWDQPEADERRYMLRHPGPSMDFVQWAIDMEIKWIGVDCGSADHPMNTKIRDWEPREAEACDKYMREKFGKGLDEIYPWPEVYQAMHTKLFIKPHELIHAENVGGDIDQLSNKRVVIGCFPWKFQGGESSICRIVAFEAE; encoded by the coding sequence ATGAATCTTTTAGAAAACTGGGGAAATGTAAAAATTTATGACTTAACTCAAAATCTTAGCCATTTAACACCACCTTGGCCAACATATGAACCGCTTCAAATTAAATTCTTTAAGAGATTAGCACCAAATGGAGCTAACGGACAATTAATTACAACTTCAAACCACGTAGGAACACATTTAGACGGACCTTTGCATTTTGATACAGCAGGAAGAGATATTGCATCATTAGAAATGGATAAATTAGTAGGACCAGGAGCAGTAGTTGACATATCAGATATAGCAGAGGACTTTGGTATTTATACTCCACAAGACATTATGGATAGAGTGGAAGTAAAGAAGGGAGATATCCTAATTATAAACACTGGATATCATAAATATGGTTGGGATCAACCAGAAGCAGATGAAAGAAGATATATGTTAAGACATCCAGGACCTTCAATGGATTTCGTTCAATGGGCAATAGATATGGAAATTAAGTGGATTGGCGTTGACTGCGGTTCAGCAGATCATCCTATGAACACTAAGATTCGTGATTGGGAACCTAGAGAAGCAGAAGCTTGTGATAAATATATGAGAGAAAAGTTTGGTAAGGGTTTAGATGAAATATATCCTTGGCCAGAAGTATATCAAGCAATGCATACTAAACTATTTATTAAACCACATGAGTTGATTCATGCTGAAAATGTTGGTGGAGATATAGACCAATTATCAAATAAACGTGTAGTAATTGGATGTTTCCCATGGAAATTCCAGGGTGGAGAATCTTCAATATGCCGTATCGTAGCATTCGAAGCAGAGTAA
- a CDS encoding DUF1116 domain-containing protein, whose product MIAEKIAAANKEALDRILSAQPTLVRIGKAGDDIPGMTKKTILHSGPPVTWERMSGPQKGAVIGGLIYERLASNEEEARALAASGEITFDSCHHHDTVGPMAGIVTYSMPVWVVQNKTFGNFAYCTLNEGLGKVLRMGAFSEEVIKRLDWMEKTLGPVLKEALEISGEMDLKTLIAQILQMGDEGHNRNKAGTSLMIRELAPSIVMTRFSEKEKVEVFKFLNSNDHTFLNVSMPACKCTMDPVAGIEYSTIVYTMARNGTDFGIRVSGLGDRWFTAPAEIVDGLYFPGFSKEDANPDIGDSCITETTGIGGFAMASAISIVQFVGGEPQDAINYSKSMYEITEAENNVYKIPVLDFRGTATGIDIQKVIETGILPVINTGIAHKDPGVGQVGAGIVHPPMKCFEDALEAFVTKLEESGELSEV is encoded by the coding sequence ATGATAGCTGAAAAAATTGCTGCGGCTAACAAGGAAGCTCTTGACAGAATACTAAGTGCCCAGCCTACACTTGTTAGGATAGGAAAAGCTGGCGATGATATTCCAGGCATGACTAAAAAGACTATTCTGCATTCAGGGCCACCAGTTACATGGGAACGAATGAGTGGACCACAAAAGGGCGCTGTAATTGGAGGTCTTATATACGAAAGATTAGCATCCAATGAAGAAGAAGCAAGAGCCTTGGCTGCTTCAGGTGAGATAACCTTCGACTCCTGTCACCATCATGATACTGTTGGTCCAATGGCAGGCATAGTTACATATTCAATGCCAGTATGGGTTGTTCAAAATAAAACCTTTGGAAACTTTGCTTATTGTACATTGAATGAAGGTCTTGGGAAAGTACTTCGTATGGGTGCCTTTTCTGAAGAAGTAATAAAAAGACTTGATTGGATGGAGAAAACCCTTGGACCAGTATTAAAAGAAGCTTTGGAAATCTCAGGTGAAATGGATCTTAAAACATTAATTGCACAGATACTTCAAATGGGTGATGAGGGACACAACAGAAACAAAGCTGGTACTTCATTAATGATAAGAGAACTAGCACCATCCATAGTAATGACTAGATTCTCAGAGAAGGAAAAAGTAGAAGTGTTTAAATTCTTAAATAGCAACGATCATACTTTCTTAAACGTAAGTATGCCAGCTTGTAAATGTACAATGGATCCTGTAGCTGGTATAGAATATAGTACAATTGTGTATACAATGGCTAGAAATGGAACTGATTTTGGTATAAGAGTTTCTGGTTTGGGAGATAGATGGTTTACAGCACCTGCTGAAATAGTAGATGGATTGTATTTCCCAGGATTTAGTAAGGAAGATGCCAATCCAGACATTGGAGACAGCTGTATAACAGAAACAACAGGCATTGGTGGATTTGCTATGGCAAGTGCTATATCCATAGTTCAATTTGTAGGTGGAGAGCCACAGGATGCTATAAATTATTCCAAGTCTATGTATGAGATAACAGAGGCTGAAAACAATGTTTATAAGATTCCTGTCTTAGATTTCAGAGGCACAGCAACAGGTATAGATATTCAAAAAGTAATAGAAACAGGAATTCTTCCAGTGATTAATACTGGAATTGCCCATAAAGATCCTGGAGTGGGTCAAGTAGGTGCAGGTATTGTACATCCACCTATGAAGTGCTTCGAAGATGCCCTTGAGGCATTTGTCACGAAGCTGGAGGAATCTGGGGAGTTGTCAGAGGTTTAA
- a CDS encoding MutS family DNA mismatch repair protein — MDNISRPYERRVERFKNLLKKQEKTEKEISIIRLLLFIIELNIGIYFYLQGKKLLLYISLIVFLGTFTFLVISHRRLRNRIKYSKLFIEINNDSLKRINGEWYDFTDDGEDFKDHNHNYSEDLDIFGKRSLFQWINTAKTFIGKQKLRELFSGVVGNLEDIKERQNAVEELSNKLNWRQEFLAEALIESKNIHDPQELISWAIEKNQYFNSPFRIGLIRIMPILTLILMAQGYVLSIIPTYWPTFALVIQFIFLLTKAMERNNLIDLAERYSDDLRAYYNMLKLIEDHRFKSILLQKIQREIRNEEGELAYKQIDELTSIVNAISNRRNSLYSIFNIITLWDFQTIIALEKWKKSSGKNLKTWLEAIGKFEALSSLAVIRYDNQNWTMPDINEEESIFEAEDLGHPLLINRVSNDLTINKDHRVVLITGSNMSGKSTLLRTAGVNLVLAYAGAPVCSSYFKTSIMDIMTCMRVEDNLSESISSFYAELLRIKSIIEEAKSGTRVFYLLDEIFRGTNSIDRHTGAKVLVNKLSDTNSIGMVSTHDLELCDLESENSRIVNFHFREFYEDNEIHFDYKLRSGVSTTRNAIYLMKLAGIEINQ; from the coding sequence ATGGATAACATTTCCAGACCGTACGAAAGAAGAGTTGAGAGATTCAAAAATTTATTAAAAAAGCAGGAGAAAACGGAGAAAGAAATCAGTATTATTAGGCTTTTACTATTTATAATTGAATTAAATATAGGAATTTATTTTTATTTACAAGGGAAGAAACTTCTTTTATATATCAGCTTGATTGTATTTCTAGGTACATTTACCTTTCTAGTCATCTCTCATAGAAGACTTAGAAATAGAATTAAGTATAGTAAATTATTTATTGAAATAAATAATGATTCATTGAAGCGAATTAATGGTGAATGGTACGATTTTACTGATGATGGAGAGGATTTTAAGGATCATAATCATAACTATTCAGAGGATTTAGATATCTTTGGTAAAAGGTCGCTTTTTCAATGGATAAACACGGCTAAAACTTTTATAGGAAAACAAAAGCTTAGAGAATTATTTAGTGGTGTAGTTGGTAACTTAGAAGATATTAAGGAAAGACAAAATGCTGTAGAAGAGCTTTCTAATAAGCTCAATTGGAGGCAAGAATTCCTAGCTGAGGCTTTGATTGAATCTAAGAATATACATGATCCACAGGAATTGATATCCTGGGCTATTGAGAAAAATCAGTACTTTAATAGCCCATTCAGAATTGGCCTAATAAGGATAATGCCAATTTTAACATTAATACTAATGGCTCAAGGATATGTTTTATCAATAATTCCTACATATTGGCCAACATTTGCTCTTGTAATTCAATTTATTTTTCTTCTCACCAAGGCTATGGAAAGAAATAATCTTATAGATTTAGCTGAGAGATATAGTGATGATTTAAGGGCCTATTATAATATGTTAAAGCTAATTGAGGATCATAGATTTAAATCCATTTTACTTCAGAAAATACAAAGAGAAATTAGAAATGAAGAGGGAGAGTTAGCCTATAAACAAATAGATGAGCTTACATCTATTGTTAATGCCATATCAAATAGAAGGAATTCTCTATATAGTATATTCAATATTATTACACTATGGGATTTTCAAACCATAATAGCACTAGAGAAATGGAAGAAAAGTTCAGGAAAGAATCTTAAAACATGGCTTGAGGCAATAGGAAAATTTGAAGCCCTTTCAAGCCTTGCTGTAATACGATATGATAATCAAAATTGGACAATGCCTGATATAAATGAAGAAGAGTCAATCTTTGAAGCTGAAGATTTAGGCCATCCACTGTTAATAAATAGAGTATCCAATGATTTAACAATAAATAAAGACCATAGAGTAGTTTTAATAACAGGATCAAATATGTCAGGAAAGAGTACATTATTAAGAACTGCAGGTGTTAATTTAGTACTAGCTTATGCAGGAGCTCCAGTATGTTCAAGCTATTTTAAAACTTCTATAATGGATATAATGACATGTATGAGAGTCGAAGATAACTTAAGTGAAAGTATATCCTCTTTTTATGCAGAGCTACTTCGTATAAAGAGTATAATAGAAGAAGCTAAATCAGGCACTAGGGTATTCTACTTGTTGGATGAGATATTTAGAGGTACTAACTCAATAGACAGGCATACAGGTGCTAAAGTTCTTGTTAATAAATTAAGTGATACCAATTCAATTGGAATGGTATCTACTCACGACTTAGAGCTTTGTGACCTGGAAAGTGAAAACTCTAGAATAGTTAATTTTCACTTTAGGGAATTTTATGAGGATAATGAAATACATTTTGATTATAAATTAAGATCTGGAGTTTCTACTACAAGAAATGCAATTTACCTTATGAAATTAGCAGGGATAGAGATAAATCAATAA
- the fdrA gene encoding acyl-CoA synthetase FdrA: MSSVKYRIKKNTYFDSVTLMIISKEIKKIEGVKEALIGMATDLNKEIAGRLELSNAEIEELTPNDFFITVLVEDEVKIEDIMIEVDNLLNQKKKARSDDYMPPTLDSAIKHEPESNMVVISVPGKYAADEARKALKNGLNVMLFSDNVTIEEEKELKDLAVSKELLMMGPDCGTAIINNVPLAFANVVRKGHIGVVGASGTGTQEVTVLIDKLGEGVSQVIGTGGRDLKKEIGGSMMLLGIDALMNDPETKVILLVSKPPAEEIAEKILKRVKDSPKPVVVDFIGGDKNLIEEYGAYPCISLEDATRKAVALLRNEEVKDFDGFDLSSEEIDKIVNEEVKKFAPEQKYFRGFYTGGTLADECMKLLSKDVKDIYSNIPLSPEYRLKDINVSTENTCIDFGDDEFTVGKPHPMIDPMNRVERLIKESDDDEMAVVLMDFVLGYGSHMDPVGEMIPAIIDVKEKMAARGKHLCVVGYVCGTDNDPQNLKESKKRLEEIGVIVMPSNAQAVKLTGLILSKIK, translated from the coding sequence GTGAGTAGTGTAAAGTATAGGATCAAAAAAAATACCTACTTTGATTCAGTTACTTTGATGATAATTTCAAAGGAGATTAAAAAGATAGAAGGTGTAAAGGAAGCATTAATAGGTATGGCGACTGACTTAAACAAGGAGATTGCAGGTAGATTAGAATTATCCAATGCTGAAATAGAAGAATTAACACCAAATGATTTTTTTATTACTGTACTAGTTGAAGATGAGGTAAAAATTGAAGATATTATGATCGAAGTAGATAATCTTTTGAACCAGAAGAAAAAAGCCAGAAGTGACGATTATATGCCACCAACATTAGACTCAGCAATTAAACATGAACCAGAATCAAATATGGTTGTTATTTCAGTTCCTGGGAAATATGCTGCTGATGAAGCAAGAAAGGCTTTGAAAAACGGACTGAATGTCATGCTGTTCAGCGACAATGTAACTATTGAAGAAGAAAAGGAATTAAAGGACCTTGCTGTTAGCAAAGAACTTCTTATGATGGGACCTGATTGTGGTACTGCAATAATAAATAATGTTCCATTGGCATTTGCAAATGTTGTAAGGAAAGGGCATATTGGAGTAGTTGGTGCTTCGGGTACAGGAACTCAGGAAGTTACAGTACTTATAGATAAGCTTGGAGAAGGTGTTTCTCAGGTTATTGGAACTGGAGGTAGAGATTTAAAGAAAGAAATTGGTGGTTCAATGATGCTCTTAGGAATTGACGCCCTGATGAATGACCCTGAGACCAAGGTGATTTTACTTGTTTCAAAGCCACCGGCAGAAGAGATTGCAGAAAAAATACTTAAGAGAGTAAAAGACTCACCTAAGCCAGTAGTAGTTGATTTTATAGGTGGAGACAAAAATTTAATTGAAGAATACGGTGCATATCCTTGTATATCCTTAGAGGATGCTACGAGAAAAGCAGTAGCTTTATTAAGAAATGAGGAGGTTAAGGATTTTGATGGCTTTGACCTCTCTTCTGAAGAAATTGACAAAATAGTTAATGAAGAGGTTAAAAAGTTTGCACCTGAACAAAAGTATTTCAGAGGATTTTACACTGGAGGAACATTAGCTGATGAATGTATGAAACTATTAAGCAAGGATGTTAAAGATATATATTCAAATATACCTCTTTCACCTGAATATAGACTGAAAGACATAAATGTAAGTACAGAAAATACTTGTATAGATTTTGGTGATGATGAATTTACAGTTGGAAAACCTCACCCTATGATAGACCCTATGAACAGGGTAGAGCGTCTTATTAAAGAATCAGATGACGATGAGATGGCAGTAGTACTAATGGATTTTGTTTTAGGATATGGCTCTCACATGGACCCAGTAGGCGAAATGATACCAGCAATCATAGATGTCAAAGAAAAAATGGCAGCAAGAGGTAAACATCTATGTGTTGTGGGATATGTATGTGGCACAGATAATGACCCTCAAAATCTTAAAGAATCCAAGAAGAGACTAGAGGAAATTGGAGTCATAGTAATGCCATCAAATGCACAGGCTGTAAAACTTACAGGACTAATTCTAAGTAAGATTAAATAG
- a CDS encoding cold shock domain-containing protein: MAVITGVVKWFNNEKGYGFISCNGGDEVFVHHSNIKEKGHNKDLHEGESVSFDIQQGQKGPMAVNVQKLN; encoded by the coding sequence ATGGCAGTAATCACTGGAGTAGTTAAATGGTTTAATAATGAAAAAGGATATGGTTTTATATCTTGTAATGGTGGGGATGAGGTATTTGTCCATCATTCTAATATAAAGGAAAAGGGACATAATAAGGACTTACATGAAGGTGAAAGTGTAAGTTTTGATATACAGCAGGGACAAAAAGGACCTATGGCAGTTAATGTTCAAAAATTAAACTAA
- a CDS encoding CoA transferase encodes MKQALDNIKVLDLTRVLAGPYATMILADMGADVIKIEMPKTGDDSRGYGPYVNNESAYFMSINRNKRSMTLNLKSQKGKEIFLEMIKEMDVLVENFRPGTMEKLGLGYDYLSTINPKLIYAAASGYGHTGPYSKRAAYDAVVQAMGGIMSITGEKNGKPTRVGSSIGDISAGMFTAIGILAALESRHSTGRGQKVDVAMLDCQVAMLENAIARYFVTEEVPRPYGNRHTSIVPFETFETSDGEIMVAAGNNNLWAKLCECLEIPELAYDDRFKDNPLRNKNYDELRPLLTSAFKVKTTREWQECLDIEGIPNGPINSIDMVVTDPQVISREMIVEVEHPVVGRFKMPGIPIKLSDTPGIIRTPAPVLGQHTEEILKEYLNYDKNEIQKLAEESVL; translated from the coding sequence ATGAAACAAGCATTAGATAATATAAAAGTTCTAGATCTTACCAGAGTATTGGCTGGTCCATATGCTACCATGATATTGGCAGATATGGGAGCAGATGTTATTAAAATTGAAATGCCTAAAACTGGTGACGATTCAAGAGGATATGGGCCATACGTAAATAACGAAAGTGCCTATTTTATGAGCATCAATAGAAATAAAAGAAGTATGACACTTAACCTTAAGTCACAAAAGGGTAAAGAAATATTTCTTGAAATGATTAAGGAAATGGATGTTTTAGTTGAAAACTTTAGACCTGGTACTATGGAAAAATTAGGTCTTGGTTATGATTATCTATCTACTATTAATCCAAAGCTCATCTATGCTGCTGCATCAGGATATGGGCATACAGGACCCTATAGCAAAAGAGCTGCATATGATGCTGTTGTGCAAGCTATGGGCGGTATCATGAGTATAACAGGAGAAAAGAACGGGAAACCAACCAGAGTAGGTTCATCTATTGGTGATATATCCGCAGGTATGTTCACAGCCATTGGAATTTTAGCAGCTTTAGAAAGTAGACATTCTACAGGTAGGGGGCAAAAAGTGGATGTAGCCATGCTTGATTGTCAGGTAGCTATGCTTGAGAACGCCATTGCACGCTATTTTGTAACTGAAGAAGTACCTAGACCTTATGGAAATAGACATACATCTATTGTGCCATTCGAAACCTTCGAGACATCAGATGGTGAAATAATGGTTGCAGCTGGAAATAATAACTTATGGGCTAAACTATGTGAATGCCTTGAGATACCAGAGCTTGCATATGATGACAGATTTAAGGATAATCCCCTTAGAAATAAAAACTATGATGAATTAAGACCTTTACTGACCTCTGCTTTTAAAGTGAAAACTACTAGAGAGTGGCAGGAATGCCTAGATATAGAGGGAATACCGAATGGGCCTATTAATTCCATAGACATGGTAGTTACTGATCCTCAAGTTATTTCAAGGGAAATGATTGTTGAGGTTGAACATCCCGTTGTCGGAAGGTTCAAAATGCCAGGTATACCAATAAAACTTAGTGATACACCAGGTATCATAAGAACTCCAGCTCCAGTACTTGGACAGCACACTGAAGAGATTCTAAAAGAGTACTTAAATTATGATAAGAATGAGATTCAGAAACTTGCAGAAGAATCAGTTTTGTAA
- a CDS encoding PucR family transcriptional regulator — MLKSSGITVEELLKLDIMENANVLAGKNGLTNLITKVNVMEVPDIINWVEEGEFLLTTAYSMKDDLGRLKDLVIHLSEKGLAGIGIKTKRYIDKIPEDVLEAANNLEFPLIEISYELSYSTIITRILTEIVNNQTNTLYRIDKMHNELLNIMLSKGGLKEIAKALYDSIEGNSLAIIDYLFETNVIMCKDNNRVYIEKIIDEETKQIKRELSPNKIRKSKAFTDLFGDQMVERIMIPINTSDRSYGCIYIWEDERKILPVEQTVIEAATPIVALDLYKKISIFEIDRKYRIEFFDDLLSNEEDRYKKAIEISSYFDFDTSLSYSVVVISINVDKKYSKFDPSLTDYLYQINRRLFSIIKRIIIARYPKLILGSKSNKIIILYGNLKNESVKKIKQDISIFCNEIIKYAEYESIFDNITIGIGRNYLDSVELWRSYNEANKVIEYLKVANDKKIASFDELGIYRILSYEENRPDLKQIYDELLGKLVKYDKEKGTEFIETLKNYFKYAGNLKKVSEEMFTHYNTIIYRIQRIKEITGIDFDDYDDRLNLQIALKIHEMIQYEE, encoded by the coding sequence ATGTTAAAATCATCAGGAATTACTGTAGAAGAGCTTCTAAAGCTTGATATTATGGAAAATGCTAATGTATTGGCAGGCAAAAATGGTTTGACAAATCTTATCACCAAGGTAAATGTTATGGAAGTTCCAGATATAATAAATTGGGTAGAAGAGGGAGAATTCTTACTTACTACGGCATACTCAATGAAAGATGATCTAGGTAGATTAAAAGATTTGGTTATCCATCTTAGTGAAAAGGGCTTGGCTGGAATTGGTATTAAGACTAAAAGATATATTGATAAAATACCAGAAGATGTCCTAGAAGCTGCTAACAATTTAGAATTTCCACTTATTGAAATATCTTATGAATTATCCTATTCCACAATTATCACCCGCATACTAACAGAAATCGTAAACAATCAGACTAATACACTTTACAGAATTGATAAAATGCATAATGAGCTGCTAAATATAATGCTTAGTAAAGGTGGACTAAAGGAAATAGCTAAGGCCCTTTATGACAGCATTGAAGGGAATTCATTAGCAATAATAGATTATTTATTTGAAACTAATGTCATAATGTGTAAGGACAATAACAGAGTTTATATAGAAAAAATCATTGATGAAGAAACTAAACAAATTAAACGTGAGTTGTCACCAAATAAAATTAGGAAGTCTAAAGCTTTTACTGATTTATTTGGAGATCAAATGGTAGAGAGGATAATGATTCCTATTAACACAAGTGACAGAAGTTATGGTTGTATATATATTTGGGAGGACGAAAGAAAAATTCTACCAGTAGAACAGACTGTTATTGAGGCTGCAACTCCAATTGTTGCCCTTGATTTATATAAAAAGATTTCAATATTTGAAATCGACAGAAAGTATAGAATTGAATTCTTTGATGATCTCCTCTCTAATGAAGAAGATAGGTATAAAAAAGCAATAGAAATATCATCTTATTTTGATTTTGATACTTCACTAAGTTATTCTGTAGTAGTGATTTCTATTAATGTTGATAAAAAATACAGTAAATTTGACCCTAGTTTAACTGATTATCTCTATCAAATAAATAGAAGATTATTTAGTATAATTAAGCGAATTATCATAGCTAGATATCCAAAGCTGATACTTGGAAGTAAAAGCAATAAGATAATTATTTTGTATGGCAATCTAAAGAATGAGTCTGTCAAAAAGATAAAACAAGATATCAGTATATTTTGCAATGAGATTATTAAATATGCTGAATACGAATCCATTTTTGACAATATTACTATAGGAATTGGAAGAAACTATTTAGACTCCGTAGAACTTTGGAGGAGCTATAACGAAGCAAACAAAGTTATAGAATATCTAAAGGTCGCAAATGATAAAAAAATTGCTTCTTTCGATGAATTAGGAATTTATAGAATTTTATCTTATGAAGAGAATAGACCAGACCTTAAGCAGATATATGATGAATTATTAGGGAAACTTGTTAAATATGATAAAGAAAAAGGCACAGAATTTATAGAAACATTAAAAAATTACTTCAAATATGCTGGAAATCTTAAGAAGGTATCTGAAGAGATGTTTACTCATTATAATACGATCATTTATAGAATTCAAAGGATAAAAGAAATTACCGGTATAGATTTCGATGACTATGATGACAGATTAAATCTTCAAATAGCGCTTAAAATTCACGAAATGATTCAATATGAAGAGTAA
- a CDS encoding amidase domain-containing protein codes for MLKKVIIIVIIFIIIGVRICFYSQKSITSYVRFKHDEHIMLDELQQIFDRRNKALLEKDVGFLKSLYYTDEINGYWSYENEIIKMNYLHNWAEKQSAIFTDIESKIFLRNLEEKLGGYYVSLAVTTKYTYQYNLESDEDKNSFGLGTYHTLDLIKDNNGWVITKEWYSDPCRDSLNLESLNLEFVKDIIKAGKPKNLSNLNENRKVAIDYADEHCGVARPPNYSFQYNNEYKNYNSIGGDCTNFASQVLHEGGGLSKTSTWNYEGGNGTKAWVNANAFNNYMQYSGRGTLIAKGTYEEVLKASYSLLPGDYIAYEKEGKVAHISIVSGMDPKGYALVNSHNADRYKVPWDLGWNTEGIIFWLVRINY; via the coding sequence ATGTTAAAAAAAGTAATTATTATAGTAATCATCTTTATTATAATTGGTGTAAGGATTTGTTTTTATTCACAAAAATCGATAACTTCATATGTTAGATTTAAGCATGATGAGCATATTATGTTAGATGAGTTGCAGCAAATATTCGATAGAAGAAATAAGGCTTTATTAGAAAAGGATGTAGGCTTTTTAAAAAGTCTTTATTATACAGATGAAATCAATGGCTATTGGTCCTATGAAAATGAAATTATTAAAATGAATTATTTACATAATTGGGCAGAAAAACAATCAGCAATATTTACAGATATTGAATCAAAGATCTTTTTAAGAAATCTAGAGGAAAAACTAGGAGGATACTATGTATCATTAGCAGTTACAACTAAGTATACTTATCAATATAATTTAGAATCTGATGAGGATAAAAACTCCTTTGGATTGGGAACATATCACACATTGGACTTGATAAAAGATAACAATGGATGGGTTATAACGAAGGAATGGTATAGCGACCCATGTAGAGATTCTCTTAATCTCGAAAGTCTAAACCTAGAGTTTGTAAAGGATATAATAAAAGCTGGTAAACCTAAGAATTTATCTAACTTGAATGAAAATAGGAAAGTAGCTATTGATTATGCAGATGAACATTGTGGTGTAGCAAGACCTCCAAATTATAGTTTTCAATATAACAATGAATACAAGAATTATAATTCAATAGGTGGAGACTGCACAAATTTTGCATCTCAAGTTCTACATGAGGGAGGAGGACTAAGTAAAACCTCAACTTGGAATTACGAAGGAGGAAATGGGACAAAAGCATGGGTAAATGCCAATGCTTTCAATAATTATATGCAATATAGCGGTAGGGGTACTCTAATAGCTAAAGGTACATATGAGGAGGTCCTCAAAGCTTCATATAGTTTATTGCCTGGAGATTATATCGCTTATGAAAAGGAAGGTAAAGTAGCACATATATCTATTGTTTCAGGAATGGACCCAAAGGGATATGCATTAGTAAACTCACATAACGCAGATAGATATAAGGTACCTTGGGATCTAGGCTGGAACACTGAAGGTATAATTTTTTGGCTTGTAAGAATTAATTATTGA